From Streptomyces sp. TLI_235, a single genomic window includes:
- a CDS encoding glyceraldehyde 3-phosphate dehydrogenase: MINNFRKLAWRHPPSSKDGLVTVNDDVFTDWMNREEIAESMIPIIGRLHRERDVTVLLHSRSLVNKSVVSILKTHRFARQIAGEELSVTETMPFLQALTTLDLGPSQIDIGMLAATYRADDRGLSIAEFTAEAVAGATGANKIERTGSRDVVLYGFGRIGRLVARLLIEKAGSGHGLRLRAIVVRQGGDQDIVKRASLLRRDSIHGQFQGTITVDEANSTIVANGNEIKVIYANDPSEIDYTAYGINDAILIDNTGKWRDREGLSKHLRPGIDKVVLTAPGKGDVPNIVHGVNHDTIKPDEQILSCASCTTNAIVPPLKAMEDEYGVLRGHVETVHSFTNDQNLLDNYHKADRRGRSAPLNMVITETGAASAVAKALPELKAPITGSSIRVPVPDVSIAILSLRLGRETTRDEVLEYLRDVSLNSPLKRQIDFTTAPDAVSSDFIGSRHASIVDAGATKVDGDNAILYLWYDNEFGYSCQVIRVVQHVSGVEYPTYPAPAV, from the coding sequence ATGATCAACAACTTTCGAAAGCTAGCATGGAGGCACCCTCCTAGCTCGAAAGATGGACTTGTGACTGTCAACGACGACGTGTTCACGGACTGGATGAACCGCGAGGAGATCGCGGAGTCGATGATCCCGATCATCGGCCGACTGCACCGGGAGAGGGACGTCACTGTCCTGCTGCACAGCCGCTCCCTGGTGAACAAGTCGGTTGTCAGCATCCTCAAGACCCACCGGTTCGCCCGCCAGATCGCCGGCGAGGAGCTCTCGGTCACCGAGACGATGCCGTTCCTCCAGGCGCTCACCACGCTCGACCTCGGTCCCTCGCAGATCGACATCGGCATGCTCGCGGCCACCTACCGGGCCGACGACCGCGGCCTGTCGATCGCGGAGTTCACCGCCGAGGCGGTGGCCGGTGCCACCGGTGCCAACAAGATCGAGCGCACCGGCTCGCGCGACGTGGTCCTCTACGGCTTCGGCCGCATCGGCCGCCTGGTCGCCCGCCTGCTGATCGAGAAGGCCGGCTCCGGCCACGGCCTGCGGCTGCGCGCCATCGTCGTGCGCCAGGGCGGTGACCAGGACATCGTGAAGCGCGCCTCGCTGCTGCGCCGCGACTCCATCCACGGCCAGTTCCAGGGCACCATCACCGTTGACGAGGCGAACAGCACCATCGTCGCCAACGGCAACGAGATCAAGGTGATCTACGCCAACGACCCGTCGGAGATCGACTACACGGCGTACGGCATCAACGACGCCATCCTGATCGACAACACCGGCAAGTGGCGTGACCGCGAGGGCCTGTCGAAGCACCTCCGCCCCGGCATCGACAAGGTCGTGCTGACCGCGCCGGGCAAGGGGGACGTCCCGAACATCGTGCACGGCGTCAACCACGACACCATCAAGCCGGACGAGCAGATCCTGTCCTGCGCGTCCTGCACCACCAACGCGATCGTCCCGCCGCTGAAGGCGATGGAGGACGAGTACGGCGTGCTCCGCGGCCACGTGGAGACCGTCCACTCGTTCACCAACGACCAGAACCTGCTGGACAACTACCACAAGGCCGACCGTCGCGGCCGCTCCGCGCCGCTCAACATGGTCATCACCGAGACCGGTGCCGCCTCCGCCGTCGCCAAGGCGCTGCCCGAGCTGAAGGCGCCGATCACTGGCAGCTCGATCCGCGTCCCGGTGCCGGACGTCTCGATCGCGATCCTCAGCCTGCGACTGGGCCGTGAGACCACCCGCGACGAGGTCCTGGAGTACCTCCGCGACGTCTCGCTGAACTCGCCGCTGAAGCGTCAGATCGACTTCACCACCGCCCCCGACGCGGTCTCCAGCGACTTCATCGGCTCGCGCCACGCGTCGATCGTCGACGCCGGCGCCACCAAGGTCGACGGCGACAACGCCATCCTCTACCTCTGGTACGACAACGAGTTCGGCTACTCGTGCCAGGTCATCCGGGTCGTCCAGCACGTCTCCGGCGTGGAGTACCCGACCTACCCGGCCCCGGCGGTCTGA
- a CDS encoding CHAP domain-containing protein, protein MVTVAGTALAMAVPLIATTPAFAAGRDGVCDSGEFCLYYNSDQAGSVSDFTGSISDYGATQPSCYEFKGAGNGQGVCVKNNAASVWNRTGKTVRVYFNSGYAGASQDFAPGAKGNLNSTLKNNEASHQFLGSSGGGSNQSPTNDFDHGTRGFAADNCTAFAAYRIASRLGVPNFSNSWGGTTWGNANTWDDAARRVGVTVNTTPSVGAIAVNDTHGDYGHVAYVNAVYSDGSFDVEEYNWNNRLAYGTRSHLRVSSAENSFQHMLHF, encoded by the coding sequence ATGGTCACCGTCGCCGGCACCGCACTGGCCATGGCCGTCCCCCTCATCGCCACCACCCCCGCCTTCGCCGCCGGCCGCGACGGAGTCTGCGACTCCGGAGAGTTCTGCCTCTACTACAACAGCGACCAGGCCGGCTCGGTCTCCGACTTCACCGGCTCCATCAGCGACTACGGCGCCACCCAGCCGTCCTGCTACGAGTTCAAGGGCGCCGGCAACGGCCAGGGCGTCTGCGTCAAGAACAACGCCGCCTCGGTGTGGAACCGCACCGGGAAGACCGTCCGCGTCTACTTCAACAGCGGCTACGCCGGCGCCAGCCAGGACTTCGCCCCCGGCGCCAAGGGCAACCTCAACTCCACGCTGAAGAACAACGAGGCCTCCCACCAGTTCCTCGGCAGCAGCGGCGGCGGCAGCAACCAGAGCCCCACCAACGACTTCGACCACGGCACCCGCGGCTTCGCCGCCGACAACTGCACCGCCTTCGCGGCGTACCGCATCGCCAGCCGTCTCGGCGTCCCGAACTTCAGCAACTCCTGGGGCGGCACCACCTGGGGCAACGCCAACACCTGGGACGACGCCGCCCGCCGCGTCGGCGTCACCGTCAACACCACCCCCAGCGTCGGTGCCATCGCCGTCAACGACACCCACGGGGACTATGGCCACGTCGCCTACGTCAACGCGGTCTACTCCGACGGCTCCTTCGACGTCGAGGAGTACAACTGGAACAACCGCCTCGCCTACGGCACCCGCAGCCACCTCCGCGTCAGCAGCGCGGAGAACTCCTTCCAGCACATGCTCCACTTCTGA
- a CDS encoding NlpC/P60 family protein — protein MAAAAVGLPVPAASPAAAATNFTAKEDLNGRDGPSLNANTVKVDMYLKGHTVPVACHARGEEAYGSAIWDKTSDGVWVPDFYVQTGSIFVQTGSDGFAPGVPRCGDTSLDPASFPATADLDGRRSPSLSAAVVQVNAYRSGESVPVVCQATGDSAYGNTIWDKIADGLWVTDVHVKTGYSGFDPNLPTCSSTAPPNSAGYLAKTDLNGRATTQVSAPAVKVYPAGSTIRITCQAIGENAYGGNIWDKTTENLWVADYYVKTGTDGFLSNMPRCENDQPGGGSQGGDTGPSTGNGTCDTAGHGRIGGPAGSTAGTSAEKISRIIALAKEQTTKSLSYAWGGGKGGPSCGIASLSPGGCNDYNRYGFDCSGFTEYIFLVAAGRDIGANTNVQSVQATQVSYSSLKAGDLIFWGSPGNTDHVALYIGNGQIIEAAPPRGTSSVHVTNVYGSHTYAIRIFS, from the coding sequence GTGGCGGCCGCCGCGGTCGGGCTGCCCGTCCCGGCCGCCTCGCCGGCCGCCGCGGCCACGAACTTCACGGCCAAGGAGGACCTCAACGGCCGCGACGGGCCGTCCCTGAACGCCAACACCGTCAAGGTGGACATGTACCTCAAGGGGCACACCGTGCCCGTCGCGTGCCATGCGCGCGGTGAGGAGGCGTACGGCTCGGCGATCTGGGACAAGACCAGTGACGGCGTCTGGGTGCCGGACTTCTACGTGCAGACCGGCTCGATCTTTGTGCAGACCGGCTCGGACGGCTTCGCGCCCGGCGTGCCGCGCTGCGGCGACACCTCGCTCGACCCCGCGTCCTTCCCGGCCACCGCCGACCTCGACGGCCGGCGGAGCCCCAGCCTGTCCGCCGCCGTCGTGCAGGTGAACGCCTACCGCAGCGGCGAGTCGGTGCCGGTCGTCTGCCAGGCCACCGGCGACTCGGCGTACGGCAACACCATCTGGGACAAGATCGCGGACGGCCTGTGGGTCACCGACGTCCACGTGAAGACCGGCTACAGCGGCTTCGACCCGAACCTGCCCACGTGCTCCTCGACCGCCCCGCCGAACTCGGCCGGCTACCTGGCCAAGACCGACCTCAACGGCCGTGCCACCACCCAGGTGTCCGCGCCCGCGGTGAAGGTCTACCCGGCCGGCAGCACCATCCGGATCACCTGCCAGGCCATCGGCGAGAACGCCTACGGCGGCAACATCTGGGACAAGACCACCGAGAACCTGTGGGTGGCCGACTACTACGTCAAGACCGGCACCGACGGCTTCCTGTCGAACATGCCGCGCTGCGAAAACGACCAGCCGGGCGGCGGCTCGCAGGGCGGCGACACCGGCCCGTCGACCGGCAACGGCACCTGTGACACCGCCGGGCACGGCCGGATCGGCGGCCCGGCCGGCAGCACCGCCGGCACCAGCGCCGAGAAGATCAGCCGGATCATCGCGCTCGCCAAGGAGCAGACCACCAAGAGCCTCAGCTACGCCTGGGGCGGCGGCAAGGGCGGTCCGAGCTGCGGCATCGCCTCGCTCTCGCCGGGCGGCTGCAACGACTACAACCGTTACGGCTTCGACTGCTCCGGCTTCACCGAGTACATCTTCCTGGTCGCCGCGGGCCGTGACATCGGCGCCAACACCAATGTGCAGTCCGTCCAGGCCACCCAGGTGTCGTACAGCTCGCTCAAGGCCGGCGACCTGATCTTCTGGGGCAGCCCGGGCAACACCGACCACGTCGCGCTGTACATCGGCAACGGCCAGATCATCGAGGCCGCCCCGCCACGCGGTACCAGCAGCGTCCACGTCACCAACGTGTACGGCAGCCACACCTACGCCATCCGTATCTTCAGCTGA
- a CDS encoding phytoene dehydrogenase-like protein, translating to MFRTNVQIGPPADVAVVGGGMAGMATALRLQAAGLSTVVLEAHGHAGGCAGYYRKRGFSFDVGATTLVDFAPGGVGAELLESVGIGALEAQALPGYRAFLPDREVVLHRDPAAWHAERLRMLGDTERHRRFWALLDRLAETFWRASRSGVRLPVRGPATAVRDLRAVGLAGLPLARHLNRTLGDALRSHGLRAEAPLVGLLGMLVEDTVHAGIDEAPLINAALGVTIRGAGLSRHAGGMHGFWRVLVRHYRGLGGSLRVGCEISRVDGAPGDYLLTTRQGTVRASRLVCAVPAATTARICAALPVAGRLRPYLARDERALGGACVVFLGVPEEEVAGQDLTHHQLLQSYDRPLGDGNNMFVSVSAPGDEASAPPGHRAVMISTHTELAAWNGLDENEYALRKKEIGERLVGHARRAYPRLARRAVFAETGTPRSYQRFGFRPGGAVGGPRQRLRNTNQYAVPHDLGGPGLWLVGDSTWPGLGTVACVLGSRIVAEGMLREKGYRR from the coding sequence ATGTTCAGAACCAACGTTCAGATCGGGCCGCCCGCCGATGTGGCGGTGGTCGGCGGGGGCATGGCCGGGATGGCGACCGCGCTCCGGCTCCAGGCCGCCGGACTCTCCACGGTGGTGCTGGAGGCGCACGGCCACGCCGGCGGCTGTGCCGGGTACTACCGCAAGCGGGGCTTCTCGTTCGACGTGGGGGCGACCACCCTGGTCGATTTCGCGCCCGGCGGGGTCGGCGCCGAGCTGCTGGAGAGCGTCGGCATCGGGGCGTTGGAGGCGCAGGCCCTGCCCGGATACCGGGCCTTCCTGCCGGACCGCGAGGTCGTGCTGCACCGCGACCCGGCCGCCTGGCACGCCGAACGGCTGCGGATGCTCGGCGACACCGAGCGGCACCGGCGTTTCTGGGCCCTGCTGGACCGCCTGGCGGAGACCTTCTGGCGGGCCAGCCGGTCGGGTGTCCGGCTGCCGGTGCGCGGGCCCGCCACCGCCGTACGGGATCTGCGCGCGGTCGGCCTCGCGGGCCTGCCGCTCGCCCGCCACCTCAACCGGACGCTCGGGGACGCCCTGCGCAGCCACGGCCTGCGGGCCGAGGCACCGCTGGTCGGGCTGCTGGGCATGCTGGTCGAGGACACCGTGCACGCCGGGATCGACGAGGCGCCGCTGATCAACGCCGCGCTCGGCGTGACCATCCGGGGCGCCGGGCTGAGTCGGCACGCCGGCGGTATGCACGGCTTCTGGCGGGTGCTGGTGCGGCACTACCGGGGGCTCGGCGGCTCGCTCCGGGTGGGCTGCGAGATCTCCCGGGTGGACGGCGCACCCGGGGACTACCTTCTCACCACCCGTCAGGGCACCGTCCGGGCCAGCCGCCTGGTCTGCGCGGTCCCGGCCGCCACCACGGCCCGGATCTGCGCCGCGCTCCCGGTCGCCGGCCGGCTGCGACCGTACCTGGCGCGCGACGAGAGGGCGTTGGGCGGCGCCTGCGTGGTCTTCCTCGGGGTGCCCGAGGAGGAGGTGGCCGGCCAGGACCTCACCCACCACCAGCTGCTGCAGTCGTACGACCGGCCGCTGGGCGACGGCAACAACATGTTCGTCTCCGTCTCCGCACCGGGGGACGAGGCGAGTGCCCCGCCCGGCCACCGGGCCGTGATGATCTCCACCCACACCGAGCTCGCCGCCTGGAACGGGCTCGACGAGAACGAGTACGCCCTGCGCAAGAAGGAGATCGGCGAGCGGCTGGTCGGCCACGCCCGGCGCGCGTACCCCCGGTTGGCGCGCCGGGCGGTGTTCGCGGAGACCGGCACGCCTCGCAGCTACCAGCGGTTCGGGTTCCGCCCGGGCGGAGCGGTCGGCGGCCCGCGCCAGCGGCTGCGCAACACCAACCAGTACGCCGTCCCGCACGATCTCGGCGGGCCGGGGCTGTGGCTGGTCGGCGACTCGACCTGGCCCGGACTGGGCACGGTGGCCTGCGTGTTGGGCAGCCGGATCGTCGCCGAGGGCATGCTCCGCGAGAAGGGATACCGCCGGTGA
- a CDS encoding fatty acid desaturase — protein MTAPTLAELGTDLLVTSRRRRVVALARPFAGVLLFAGVAWAGWWWLTPLVAFLVFVAVVNVTHDVAHRTIGLSERATECALFATGLVLLESGHAYRATHTQHHRYFPHPDDPEGHPADLSFLGALLHGPVFLIRLWWWSFRRGKDRGWLLAEAAAPVTALLGGVLLWPYAPGVLTYAVMTIAGSWVYPLLTVYLPHHGYGDTPLTRTRTLRGRVVPALFLELTYHLEHHLYPQVPSHHLPELARRLEPYLIANGVRPVRVV, from the coding sequence GTGACCGCACCGACCCTGGCCGAACTCGGCACCGACCTGTTGGTCACCTCGCGCCGCCGCCGGGTGGTCGCGCTGGCCCGCCCGTTCGCCGGGGTGCTGCTCTTCGCGGGCGTGGCCTGGGCGGGCTGGTGGTGGCTCACCCCGCTGGTCGCCTTCCTGGTGTTCGTCGCGGTCGTCAACGTGACCCACGACGTGGCGCACCGCACGATCGGACTGTCCGAACGGGCCACCGAGTGTGCGCTGTTCGCGACCGGCCTGGTGCTGCTGGAGAGCGGCCACGCCTACCGGGCCACTCACACCCAGCACCACCGGTACTTCCCGCACCCCGACGACCCCGAGGGCCACCCCGCCGACCTGTCGTTCCTCGGTGCGCTGCTGCACGGCCCGGTCTTCCTGATCCGCCTGTGGTGGTGGTCGTTCCGGCGCGGCAAGGACCGCGGTTGGCTGCTCGCCGAGGCTGCCGCGCCGGTCACCGCGCTGCTGGGCGGGGTACTGCTCTGGCCCTATGCTCCTGGGGTGCTGACGTACGCGGTGATGACGATTGCGGGAAGCTGGGTGTACCCGCTGCTGACGGTGTATCTGCCGCACCACGGCTACGGCGACACCCCGCTGACCCGGACCAGGACGCTGCGTGGGCGGGTCGTCCCGGCGCTCTTCCTGGAGCTCACCTACCACCTGGAGCACCACCTCTACCCGCAGGTGCCCAGCCACCACCTGCCGGAGCTGGCACGCCGGTTGGAGCCGTACCTCATCGCCAACGGCGTCCGGCCGGTGCGCGTTGTCTGA
- a CDS encoding TetR family transcriptional regulator, translating to MSELRGADGRGAETRTRILDATLASLVRNGYGGTTARAIAQSGGFAPGVIYYHFADLDDLLVATLAHTCEARARRYRSELSGIDRAGRAVELLRELYREDTEVGHIAAVQEIYAGARPGSRAAERLTLETRRWEELAEEVLTALLRGKPLASLVRVPVLASAAVAFYLGMETLTHLDGDRSRPAQLFDQAARLASVFDRIPRLRRRG from the coding sequence TTGTCTGAGCTCCGCGGCGCCGACGGCCGGGGCGCCGAGACCCGCACCAGGATCCTGGACGCCACCCTCGCCAGTCTGGTCCGCAACGGCTACGGCGGCACGACCGCGCGGGCGATCGCGCAGAGCGGGGGTTTCGCGCCCGGCGTCATCTACTACCACTTCGCCGACCTGGACGACCTGTTGGTGGCGACGCTGGCGCACACCTGCGAGGCACGGGCCCGGCGCTACCGCTCCGAACTGTCCGGGATCGACCGGGCCGGGCGCGCGGTCGAGCTGCTCCGCGAGCTCTACCGCGAGGACACCGAGGTCGGGCACATCGCCGCCGTCCAGGAGATCTACGCGGGTGCCCGCCCCGGCTCACGGGCCGCCGAGCGGCTGACGCTGGAGACGCGCCGCTGGGAGGAGCTGGCCGAGGAGGTGCTGACCGCGCTGCTGCGCGGCAAGCCGCTGGCGTCCCTGGTGAGGGTCCCGGTCCTGGCGAGCGCCGCCGTGGCGTTCTACCTCGGCATGGAGACGCTGACGCATCTGGACGGCGACCGCTCGCGGCCGGCCCAGCTCTTCGACCAGGCGGCCCGGCTCGCCTCCGTCTTCGACCGGATCCCCCGCCTGCGCCGGCGCGGCTGA
- a CDS encoding long-chain acyl-CoA synthetase, with amino-acid sequence MTNLAGLLVDSAAAHGSRTAVRQGSTALGYTELDDLSARAAALLHARGVRPGDRVGLVMPNIAHFPVAYYGILRAGAVVVPMNPLLKAREIAFTLRDSGARLVLAAPAAQQETAEAAATTGTACLVAEPNAFDALLAATEPMPGVVDRADDDLAVILYTSGTTGTPKGAGLTHRNLRSNTATTAETLFHARPGDVLFGGLPLFHAFGQTCALNTAVAAGATLALLPRFDPDAALRILADDGVTVFLGVPTMYTALLHAGLPDGFDASRLRLAVSGGAALPVEVLHGFEQRFDVPVLEGYGLSETSPVAAFNPPDRPRKPGSIGLPVRGVELRLVTGTGEDSAPGQVGEIAVRGENVMAGYWNRPDATAEAVRDGWFHTGDLARVDEDGYWFVVDRKKDMIIRGGYNVYPREIEEVLYEHPAVAEAAVVGVPDGLLGEEIAAVVALKPRADATADEIREHVRARVAAYKYPRVVRFTDALPKGPTGKILKREIVIDPAGS; translated from the coding sequence ATGACCAACCTCGCCGGCCTGCTGGTGGACTCCGCCGCCGCCCACGGCAGCCGCACCGCCGTCCGCCAGGGCTCCACCGCCCTCGGCTACACCGAACTCGACGACCTCAGCGCGCGCGCCGCCGCGCTGCTGCACGCCCGCGGCGTCCGCCCCGGCGACCGCGTCGGGCTGGTCATGCCCAACATCGCGCACTTCCCCGTCGCCTACTACGGCATCCTGCGCGCCGGCGCCGTGGTCGTCCCCATGAACCCGCTGCTCAAGGCCCGGGAGATCGCCTTCACCCTGCGCGACTCGGGCGCCCGGCTGGTGCTGGCGGCACCGGCGGCGCAGCAGGAGACCGCCGAGGCCGCGGCCACGACCGGCACGGCCTGCCTGGTCGCCGAGCCGAACGCGTTCGACGCCCTGCTCGCCGCCACCGAGCCGATGCCGGGAGTGGTCGATCGCGCCGACGACGACCTCGCGGTCATCCTCTACACCTCCGGCACGACCGGCACCCCGAAGGGCGCCGGGCTCACCCACCGCAACCTGCGGTCCAACACCGCCACCACCGCCGAAACGCTCTTCCACGCCCGCCCCGGCGACGTCCTCTTCGGCGGTCTCCCGCTGTTCCACGCCTTCGGGCAGACCTGCGCACTCAACACCGCCGTCGCCGCGGGGGCGACCCTCGCCCTGCTCCCGCGCTTCGACCCGGACGCAGCCCTGCGGATCCTCGCCGACGACGGCGTCACCGTCTTCCTCGGCGTGCCCACCATGTACACGGCCCTGCTCCACGCCGGACTGCCCGACGGCTTCGACGCCTCGCGGCTGCGCCTGGCCGTCTCCGGGGGAGCAGCCCTGCCCGTCGAGGTCCTGCACGGCTTCGAGCAGCGATTCGATGTGCCCGTGCTGGAGGGGTACGGGCTGTCGGAGACCTCCCCGGTGGCCGCCTTCAACCCGCCGGACCGCCCCCGCAAGCCCGGCTCGATCGGCCTGCCGGTGCGCGGTGTGGAGCTGCGGCTGGTCACCGGGACGGGCGAGGACAGCGCGCCGGGCCAAGTGGGCGAGATCGCCGTGCGCGGCGAGAACGTGATGGCGGGCTACTGGAACCGTCCGGACGCCACCGCCGAGGCGGTCCGCGACGGCTGGTTCCACACCGGCGACCTGGCCCGCGTGGACGAGGACGGCTACTGGTTCGTCGTCGACCGCAAGAAGGACATGATCATCCGCGGTGGTTACAACGTCTATCCGCGCGAGATCGAGGAGGTGCTGTACGAGCACCCCGCCGTGGCCGAGGCCGCGGTGGTCGGCGTGCCGGACGGCCTCCTGGGCGAGGAGATCGCGGCCGTGGTCGCCCTCAAGCCCCGGGCGGACGCCACCGCGGACGAGATCCGCGAGCACGTCCGCGCGCGGGTGGCCGCCTACAAGTACCCCCGCGTGGTCCGCTTCACCGACGCGCTGCCCAAGGGGCCCACGGGCAAGATCCTCAAGCGGGAGATCGTGATCGACCCGGCCGGTTCCTGA
- a CDS encoding TfdA family taurine catabolism dioxygenase TauD, which produces MAHPPPPDRPGPPATGPAVWHGPELLGAGAGQCLTLLPSHVLELHTALRTAQRRGLPLLRLTAADFPLPFGAGALRRVAHGLEHGRGFAVVRGLPLDRLGPVAVSTLFWGLGQHLGVPVSQNADGHMLGHVRDTGRDPADPATRGYQTGARLPFHSDPADVLALLHLTAPRSGGRTALVSSAAIHNAVLERRPDLAPRLFRRYCVDRREEQAPGEPGWHEVPLAVWHGGRLSIRYDRLLLESAQRFPEVPRLERQDTELFDLIDELAESDRFRLDLDLRVGDLLLVNNHAVLHRREAYQDFDDPQRRRHLLRLWLTPHQCRELPAWFWGTDHLGAGSPGRGGVAPRDVVAPRAAPAEPHPTRIAASAR; this is translated from the coding sequence ATGGCGCACCCACCCCCGCCCGACCGGCCCGGCCCGCCCGCGACAGGCCCCGCGGTCTGGCACGGGCCCGAGCTGCTCGGCGCCGGAGCCGGGCAGTGCCTCACCCTGCTGCCCTCCCACGTCCTCGAGCTGCACACCGCCCTGCGGACCGCGCAGCGGCGCGGCCTCCCGCTGCTGCGGCTCACCGCCGCGGACTTCCCGCTGCCGTTCGGCGCCGGTGCGCTGCGGCGCGTCGCCCACGGGCTGGAGCACGGCCGGGGATTCGCCGTCGTGCGCGGCCTGCCCCTGGACAGGCTCGGCCCGGTGGCGGTGAGCACCCTCTTCTGGGGGCTCGGGCAGCACCTGGGCGTCCCCGTCTCGCAGAACGCCGACGGGCACATGCTCGGCCACGTCCGCGACACCGGCCGCGACCCGGCCGACCCCGCCACCCGCGGCTACCAGACCGGCGCGCGGCTGCCCTTCCACAGCGACCCCGCGGACGTGCTGGCCCTGCTGCACCTGACGGCTCCGCGTTCGGGCGGGCGGACGGCTCTCGTCAGCTCGGCCGCGATCCACAACGCGGTGCTGGAGCGCCGGCCCGACCTGGCCCCGCGCCTCTTCCGCCGCTACTGCGTGGACCGGCGCGAGGAGCAGGCGCCCGGCGAGCCCGGCTGGCACGAGGTTCCGCTCGCGGTGTGGCACGGCGGCCGGCTCAGCATCCGCTACGACCGACTGCTGCTGGAATCGGCCCAGCGCTTCCCTGAGGTGCCCCGGCTGGAGCGGCAGGACACCGAACTGTTCGACCTGATCGACGAGTTGGCGGAGTCCGACCGGTTCCGCCTCGACCTGGACCTCCGGGTGGGCGACCTGCTGCTGGTGAACAACCACGCGGTCCTGCACCGCCGCGAGGCGTACCAGGACTTCGACGACCCGCAGCGCAGACGCCACCTGCTGCGCCTGTGGCTGACGCCGCATCAGTGCCGGGAGCTGCCCGCGTGGTTCTGGGGCACCGACCACCTGGGCGCGGGTAGCCCCGGCCGCGGCGGGGTCGCGCCCCGGGACGTCGTGGCGCCCCGGGCCGCGCCTGCCGAGCCCCACCCCACGCGGATCGCCGCCTCCGCCCGCTGA
- a CDS encoding AraC-like DNA-binding protein, with protein MKPLIRSAALNGYIELSRSLGIDPQPLLRSVGLDAAALAVQDRWISGAAGVRLLELSAAAAHREDFGLRLAEYRRLSTLGPIGLVVREEPDVRSAIGLLVRHEHMYNEALHTRLSEAQGLATLKVALDVGEPVEHRQATDLAVAAYHRVLRSFLGEHWQPLTVCFTHRAPADPAPYRRFFGPSVEFEREFDGIVFYAGDLSARNALSDPQLRTYAQQYFEAIAAPRDPSAADRVRELIEVLLPTGRCSVEQVAHSLGVDRRTVHRRLTDSGETFSSLLNATRRQLAEQLVANPRRSLTDISALLGFSSPSAFSRWFGEQFGCSAREWRAGRRAQRSAGQE; from the coding sequence ATGAAACCCCTCATCCGCAGCGCCGCCCTGAACGGCTACATCGAGCTGAGCCGCTCGCTCGGGATCGACCCGCAGCCTCTGCTGAGGAGCGTCGGCCTGGACGCGGCCGCGCTCGCCGTCCAGGACCGCTGGATCTCGGGCGCGGCCGGCGTTCGCCTGCTGGAGCTCAGCGCCGCCGCGGCCCACCGCGAGGACTTCGGGCTGCGCCTGGCCGAGTACCGGCGCCTGTCGACGCTGGGACCGATCGGGCTGGTGGTCCGCGAGGAGCCCGACGTGCGCAGCGCGATCGGCCTGCTCGTGCGGCACGAGCACATGTACAACGAGGCGCTGCACACCCGGCTGTCCGAGGCCCAGGGTCTGGCGACCCTCAAGGTGGCGCTGGACGTGGGTGAGCCGGTCGAGCACCGCCAGGCCACCGATCTGGCGGTCGCGGCCTACCACCGGGTGCTGCGCAGCTTTCTGGGCGAGCACTGGCAGCCGCTCACCGTGTGCTTCACCCATAGGGCACCCGCGGACCCGGCCCCGTACCGGCGCTTCTTCGGGCCCTCGGTGGAGTTCGAGCGCGAGTTCGACGGAATCGTCTTCTACGCGGGCGACCTGTCCGCCCGCAACGCACTGTCCGATCCCCAGCTGCGCACCTACGCCCAGCAGTACTTCGAGGCCATCGCCGCGCCCCGGGACCCGTCCGCGGCCGACCGGGTCCGGGAGTTGATCGAGGTGCTGCTGCCGACCGGGCGCTGCTCCGTCGAGCAGGTCGCCCACAGTCTCGGCGTCGACCGGCGCACCGTCCACCGCCGGCTGACCGACTCGGGCGAGACCTTCTCCTCCCTGCTCAACGCCACACGGCGGCAGCTCGCCGAGCAGCTGGTGGCGAATCCGCGCAGGTCCCTCACGGACATCTCGGCGCTGCTCGGGTTCTCCTCACCCAGCGCCTTCTCGCGCTGGTTCGGCGAGCAGTTCGGCTGCAGTGCCCGCGAGTGGCGGGCCGGGCGGCGGGCGCAGCGGTCCGCCGGGCAGGAGTAG